A genomic window from Candidatus Methylacidiphilum fumarolicum includes:
- a CDS encoding DUF6607 family protein, whose protein sequence is MQKWIFLFIAVLGFVAFPIVFAFGLSTDDRLATDRKAILSMVGNWKVSYRFNELYPLHPSYSLHAPYDIKGYEKVIIIEEKPKHISLQHFLVDSRKRVIKHWRQDWDYERESFWVYAGNNSWKVIHLNPQEVNGCWTQTVWNVDDSPRYASYGHWNHTGSYSEWISNKLMRPLPRRELSRRSDYNLMESVMHQIVFQGGWMIQEDNEKWIKEPSNTYALVKELGIISYSLENKLDFDPALSYMKKTEKFWSNVRSVWEQILGEYQEIKYKEKGEGKKLAEELFAEAEKFGFTHKTDEQLHDLITKIIESHFILIPKDKKQNLSFFRQ, encoded by the coding sequence ATGCAAAAATGGATTTTTTTATTTATTGCTGTCCTTGGCTTTGTGGCCTTTCCAATAGTATTTGCCTTTGGACTCTCTACAGATGATAGACTAGCAACCGATCGAAAAGCCATACTTTCGATGGTAGGGAACTGGAAAGTTAGCTATCGATTCAACGAGCTCTATCCATTACACCCGAGCTATAGCCTCCATGCTCCATATGATATCAAAGGGTACGAAAAAGTGATCATTATTGAAGAGAAGCCTAAGCATATAAGCCTACAACATTTCCTGGTTGATTCTAGGAAAAGAGTCATTAAGCATTGGAGGCAGGATTGGGATTATGAAAGAGAGTCTTTTTGGGTCTATGCAGGCAATAATAGTTGGAAAGTAATACACCTTAATCCACAGGAGGTTAATGGTTGTTGGACGCAAACTGTCTGGAATGTGGATGATTCCCCTCGTTATGCTAGTTATGGTCATTGGAACCATACAGGGAGTTATTCGGAATGGATATCCAACAAGTTGATGCGACCACTTCCTCGAAGAGAATTATCACGACGATCTGACTATAACCTGATGGAATCGGTCATGCACCAGATTGTTTTTCAAGGAGGCTGGATGATTCAAGAGGATAACGAAAAGTGGATTAAAGAACCATCTAATACTTATGCACTTGTTAAAGAGCTGGGAATAATTTCGTATAGTTTGGAAAACAAGTTGGACTTCGATCCCGCTCTCTCTTATATGAAAAAAACAGAAAAGTTTTGGAGTAATGTTAGATCTGTGTGGGAACAGATATTGGGTGAGTACCAGGAGATCAAATATAAGGAAAAAGGGGAGGGGAAAAAACTAGCAGAAGAGCTCTTTGCGGAAGCTGAAAAGTTTGGTTTTACACACAAGACCGACGAACAGCTGCATGATTTGATTACTAAAATAATCGAAAGTCATTTTATTTTGATCCCAAAAGACAAGAAACAGAACCTTTCTTTTTTTAGGCAATAG
- a CDS encoding multicopper oxidase domain-containing protein, with amino-acid sequence MPTSRLLFHYILSLLALALFFFAFHLSAEPSATSEQTIPDISRDPSDLPGLQGKRPPKLVKVTLHAIEVEGRLADGASFPYWTFNGKVPGPFLRVRVGDTLEIHLANDSTSRMVHSVDFHAAWGFSGGAAVTQTIPGQEKVFTFRALNPGLYLYHCGTPMVAQHIANGMYGLILVEPVGGLPKVDREFYIVEAEIYTSAPMGSHGPQTSDITKILRSEPEYFVFNGSVGALSRHPLRAKVGEKIRIYFGNAGPNFSSNLHLLGAVLEHVSPDGSVLSPLRENTCSLFIPAGGAGFVEFTPKVSGRYPLMDHFFARMEKGLGGELIVEGPSDPVVSHEGPQTPTGRTTQTPSH; translated from the coding sequence ATGCCAACCTCGCGACTCCTTTTCCACTACATCCTGAGCCTCCTTGCCCTCGCTCTATTCTTTTTCGCCTTCCACTTATCCGCCGAACCTTCTGCTACTTCCGAACAAACCATCCCCGATATCAGCCGCGATCCCTCCGACTTGCCAGGGCTGCAGGGAAAGAGGCCGCCAAAGCTCGTCAAAGTCACGCTTCATGCGATCGAAGTGGAAGGAAGGCTAGCGGATGGAGCCTCTTTTCCGTATTGGACCTTCAACGGGAAGGTCCCGGGTCCGTTCCTACGCGTCCGTGTTGGCGATACGTTGGAGATCCATCTTGCCAACGACTCGACGAGCCGAATGGTCCATTCGGTCGACTTTCACGCCGCATGGGGATTTTCCGGGGGAGCCGCGGTGACCCAGACAATTCCGGGTCAGGAAAAGGTCTTTACCTTCCGGGCCCTCAATCCCGGCCTCTATCTCTACCACTGTGGAACGCCGATGGTAGCCCAGCATATCGCAAACGGCATGTACGGCCTGATCCTGGTCGAGCCTGTCGGAGGACTTCCCAAGGTCGATCGAGAGTTTTACATCGTGGAAGCGGAAATCTACACCTCTGCCCCCATGGGTTCCCATGGCCCGCAGACCTCGGACATAACGAAGATCCTCCGTTCGGAACCCGAATATTTCGTCTTCAACGGATCGGTCGGTGCATTGAGTCGACACCCGCTTCGAGCAAAAGTCGGGGAGAAGATCCGGATCTATTTCGGGAACGCCGGTCCGAATTTCTCTTCCAATCTCCATCTGCTCGGAGCCGTGTTGGAACATGTCTCTCCGGATGGCAGTGTCCTTTCTCCCTTGCGCGAAAACACTTGTTCTCTCTTCATCCCAGCAGGTGGAGCTGGTTTTGTCGAATTCACGCCCAAAGTCTCCGGCCGCTATCCGCTGATGGACCATTTTTTCGCCCGGATGGAAAAGGGTTTGGGCGGAGAACTCATTGTCGAGGGTCCTTCTGATCCTGTGGTTTCTCATGAGGGACCGCAAACTCCAACTGGCAGAACGACACAAACGCCATCCCATTAG
- a CDS encoding GNA1162 family protein gives MILQLFSRLTFVHFLLVFFAFCSTEHVSSLFAYNISLFLSTSIQPNSTLSSNQSTSLATTKAEDQPLFLQEEGLTSHGKKHWYDYLIEADPGACKIQIAADYEQNVPQRIAVLPFLEKGSGKFSINGVKIDNRDKDNLESWRWTIAQRVRRVFFGFLASREFEVVPLSIIDQVLQAKNIRTEVSLQSIKPEVLGKWLGADALVYGEVFPYQRFYMIMGSGIRVLLSIKIISSRTGKVLFSGSVNRNLLDINPRFDPVDIGISSVLTLTNLRDINLKRAEDEACRELVLRIPLSPRKAYPVFGNTTQFAPKALLSKETDASTEVNLSTSLSERDFIKPPKAWEANGKKLEPQRFFLEEKQFVAHSKKKTMDYVIEMDPSRFQRIASPFLAIEQPKTFALLPFIEEATKGKFILNGIPLSFRSKEKRDQLRWTIANRLRRGVACYLAQRDLAIQSLELTDSILKAHGWKKLSDMLATDPITVGDWLGVDCVIYGKVTSMMSIYSLMYAACTVGISVKFVSTKSSKTLVEVSGSRTESSFAPAFDPLDIAISSLTTALLIRDVTFRRAEDEVCREIAARIPSSMSQSTVETN, from the coding sequence TTGATTTTGCAATTGTTTAGTCGACTTACTTTTGTACACTTTCTATTAGTTTTTTTCGCTTTTTGTAGCACAGAGCATGTATCCTCCTTATTTGCCTACAATATTAGTCTTTTTCTTTCAACAAGCATTCAACCCAACTCAACTCTATCCTCCAATCAATCCACCTCATTAGCAACAACCAAGGCTGAGGATCAGCCGCTTTTTTTGCAAGAAGAAGGCTTAACTTCACATGGCAAAAAACACTGGTATGACTACCTTATTGAAGCTGATCCTGGTGCCTGCAAAATCCAAATTGCCGCAGACTACGAGCAAAATGTCCCTCAAAGAATAGCCGTCTTACCTTTCCTTGAAAAGGGAAGCGGTAAATTTTCTATTAATGGGGTTAAAATAGATAATAGGGATAAGGACAATTTAGAAAGCTGGAGATGGACGATTGCCCAAAGAGTAAGAAGAGTATTTTTTGGCTTTCTTGCCTCAAGGGAATTTGAAGTCGTACCCCTTTCTATAATAGATCAAGTGCTTCAGGCAAAAAATATTAGGACTGAAGTCTCTCTTCAATCCATTAAGCCTGAAGTCCTTGGTAAATGGCTGGGGGCCGATGCGCTGGTCTATGGAGAAGTCTTTCCATATCAGAGATTTTATATGATCATGGGCAGCGGCATCAGGGTTTTACTTTCCATAAAGATCATTTCTTCAAGGACAGGGAAAGTACTTTTTAGCGGCAGTGTCAATAGAAACCTCTTAGATATTAACCCTAGATTTGATCCCGTTGACATAGGCATTTCTTCTGTTTTGACCTTAACAAACCTAAGAGACATTAACTTAAAAAGAGCAGAAGATGAAGCGTGTCGAGAGCTCGTCTTAAGAATTCCCCTCTCTCCAAGAAAGGCCTATCCTGTCTTTGGAAATACTACTCAATTTGCCCCCAAAGCCTTACTCTCAAAAGAAACCGATGCTTCTACCGAAGTTAATCTTTCAACGAGCCTTTCTGAAAGAGATTTTATTAAGCCTCCTAAGGCCTGGGAAGCTAATGGAAAAAAATTAGAGCCCCAACGATTTTTTTTGGAGGAAAAACAATTTGTTGCTCATAGCAAGAAAAAAACCATGGATTATGTCATTGAAATGGACCCTTCACGGTTCCAGCGTATCGCCTCTCCCTTTCTAGCAATAGAACAACCTAAAACATTTGCGCTGCTTCCTTTCATTGAAGAGGCAACCAAAGGCAAATTCATTCTTAATGGCATTCCCCTGTCTTTTAGATCTAAAGAAAAAAGGGACCAGCTCCGCTGGACAATAGCGAATCGATTACGCAGGGGAGTAGCCTGTTATCTCGCTCAGAGAGACTTAGCCATTCAAAGCCTTGAACTGACAGATTCTATTTTAAAGGCTCATGGATGGAAAAAGCTTTCTGATATGCTTGCAACCGATCCTATCACGGTTGGAGACTGGCTTGGAGTCGATTGTGTTATTTATGGTAAGGTTACCTCAATGATGTCGATTTATTCTTTAATGTATGCCGCATGTACGGTTGGGATTTCAGTCAAATTTGTCTCTACGAAATCTTCCAAAACTTTAGTGGAGGTATCTGGAAGCCGTACGGAATCCTCTTTTGCCCCAGCCTTTGATCCTCTAGATATTGCTATTTCTTCTCTTACCACAGCCCTATTAATCAGGGATGTTACCTTTCGAAGAGCAGAAGATGAAGTATGTAGAGAAATCGCTGCTCGTATCCCCTCCTCAATGTCACAGAGCACGGTGGAAACCAACTAA